A single genomic interval of Papaver somniferum cultivar HN1 unplaced genomic scaffold, ASM357369v1 unplaced-scaffold_7, whole genome shotgun sequence harbors:
- the LOC113343893 gene encoding cell wall / vacuolar inhibitor of fructosidase 2-like: MALSVVYLISILSLVFIVHLGDAQSITYTCQFTAKVDLCTQILNADPSSEETDTAGRATVMLNAAMSDAVDTSRYILDELAKTYTDANAIRVVTECNTLYVNAKTRLETSIRDLYSDDKLGDTQDEVNAAAACAESCEKLFGTATPPLAYPDELERRQINFEDICGVANDIVGMLLV, encoded by the coding sequence atggcTTTATCAGTTGTCTACCTAATCTCTATTCTTTCCCTCGTTTTCATCGTTCATTTAGGAGATGCTCAATCGATCACATATACTTGCCAATTTACGGCAAAAGTCGATCTCTGTACACAGATATTAAACGCCGATCCATCCAGCGAAGAAACCGATACAGCAGGTCGGGCTACTGTTATGCTTAATGCTGCGATGAGCGATGCTGTGGACACATCGAGATACATACTCGACGAGCTTGCTAAAACTTATACTGACGCAAATGCGATTAGAGTTGTCACAGAATGCAATACGTTATATGTCAATGCAAAGACTAGACTTGAGACATCAATCAGAGATCTATATTCTGATGATAAACTTGGCGATACACAAGATGAAGTCAATGCTGCTGCTGCATGTGCTGAAAGTTGCGAAAAATTGTTTGGCACTGCCACTCCTCCACTAGCTTATCCTGATGAATTGGAACGAAGGCAGATAAACTTTGAGGATATATGTGGTGTTGCTAATGATATTGTGGGAATGCTTTTGGTTTGA